Within the Longimicrobium sp. genome, the region CTTGCCCGGCGAGGCGCACTCCACGTTGCGTTCGCTCGAGATGCTCGGCGACGCGGGAGAGTACGACCGGATGCTGCGCGAAGTCACCCGGGCGATCCTCGAAGTGGGATACCACTCTTCCGTTCGGCGCATGATGCCGCGACTGAAGCAGGTCTATGGCACGTCGCTGCAGACCGAAGACGACATCATGGCTGAGGCCGTCCGGCTTACATCGAGGAAGGTCCGCAAGCCGAATTCGGCTCGCTCGCGGAGCGAGACGGCCGATGCGCAGCAGGACGCGCCTCAGCCTCGGCGCCGCGCCCGGTGACGCCGCTCCGATGGAGTGCCGAGCCGTCAGCTGCCGCGGAGGTGGTGGGTGCGTTGCGGCTGTGCATCGATCTGAATGTCTGGTGCGCCGCGTTCCTTTCGGAGAACGCGGGGCGGACCAACACCGCATCGCAGTTGCTGGCCCTCACCGCCGCGAGGGGTGTCTGCGCGCTGGGCGCGACACAGATAGTGATCTCCTGGGCCATGCTCTCGCGCCTCGAGAAGGTGCTCGTCACCGATCTCGAAATCGGTGCCACGGACGCACGCGGGTACGTCGAACACATCGCGAAACTTGCG harbors:
- a CDS encoding PIN domain-containing protein, which codes for MTPLRWSAEPSAAAEVVGALRLCIDLNVWCAAFLSENAGRTNTASQLLALTAARGVCALGATQIVISWAMLSRLEKVLVTDLEIGATDARGYVEHIAKLATAAPGGSAPYLVLGGTGMVPLHDDEDAGVLETAVVGRADIVATGNFADFLNYRTQIVKPGRIAIHRTTDHEVIIAHFAEVAAWIRTGEITFG